The genomic interval AGAAATTCATGACTAAAATCCTGTATCTATTCTTTTGGTGTTGCCTGCCGTTTTTGTCAGTTCAGACATTGGCTGAGACATTTGTCGATAATCCGGATGTTAAGACCTTTACTGCCAAACTGGTGGCCGAGGATGGTTTCAGTCAGCAGCAGCTGGATGAGTGGTTTGGCCAGGTACGTTATCAGGCCAGTATTATTGAAGCCTTTAATCGCCCCAAAGAGACGACTTCCAGTTATAAAAGCTATAAGCCAATGTTTGTGTCCCCGGAGACTATGGCGCGTGGAAAAGCGTTTGCAGAAACATACCGGGTGGCGCTGACCAGGGCTGAATATGTTTATGGGGTACCGGCAGAGGTGATTCTGGCGGTGATTGCAATTGAGTCCCGGTTTGGTCGTACCATGGGCGGTTATAGAGTATTTGATGCTTTGGCAACGACCGGATTTTATTATCCGCGCAGAGCTGATTATTTTCAGAAAGAACTGCGAGAGTTTTTACTGATTAGCCGGGACCAGAAAATAGATCCGTTTTCGGTCAAAGGTTCTTATGCCGGTGCCATGGGATACCCACAGTTTATGCCATCAAGCTTCAGAGCCTATGCGGTCGATTTTGATTTTGATGATCATATTGATATCTGGGATAACCCGGTGGATGCGATTGGCAGTATTGCCAATTACTTTAAGGTGCATGGCTGGACGAAAGATGCGTTGGTTGCAGTTAAAGCCAGTGTCAGTGGAGACCAGTATGACTCATTGATTGCTGATTCCATGAAACTTGGAGCGACAGTTGAAGAAGTCATCAACAGCGGTTGGAAACTGGAACAGGACATTGCTGATAAACAACAACAAACGATTCCCTTTAAAGTGGAGACTGACGCTGGTATGGAGTATTGGGTGGGGTTGAAAAATTTTTATGTCATCACCCGTTATAACCATAGCCGGTTGTATGCCTTGACCGTGCATCATCTCGGGCTTGAATTTCAGTCGCTTTTTGGTCAATGAGAAGGGGATCGGGGAGTGGATAATTCCGAGCATGAATACTGGATGGCGTTGGCATTGGAACAGGCGGAAAAAGCCTGGGGAATGAATGAAGTCCCTGTCGGTGCAATCGTAGTACGGAATGGTGAGGTGATCGGGGAGGGATACAATCAACCCATCAGCACTCATGATCCCTCTGCCCATGCAGAAATCATGGCGCTGAGAAACGCTGCGCAAAAGGTGAATAATTATCGCTTACCGGGCAGTACTCTGTATGTCACGTTGGAGCCTTGTACCATGTGTTACGGGGCGATGATCCATGCCCGGATTGAGTCATTAGTATTTGGCGCTTGTGAGCCAAAAGCCGGGGTTGTATGCAGTGCCGATCAAATTGGTGAAAAAGGTTATTTCAATCATCGCATAAAAGTAGTAAAAGGCGTTCTCGAATCTCGTTGCGGTGGAATGCTGTCAGATTTTTTCAAAGCCCGTCGGGCGCAAATCAAGAAAGCCAGTCCGTAGTCCTGGAATAATCACGCCATCACATGTTTTGCACAATTATGTGAAAGCTGATTTCGCATTTTAAGGGTGTTTCTTTTGCCTTATATACGTTTGTCTCTACTGTATTTTGCTTACTATGCAATTTTTGGTGTCTTGATTCCGTATCTGGGACGTTATCTCAATCACTACGGTTATGATTTTCAGCAGATTGGTATCGCAATGGCCTGCCTGACCGGTATTAATATGCTGGCTCCTTTTGTGTTGGCCCGTATCAGTGATGTCTTGGGGGTTCGTTTGCCTCTGGCCCGTGCGGCAGCACTGCTAATGATACTGGCCGCATGGTTGTTTGAACCTCAGGTTGGTTTCGGGCGTGTTATTCTTTCGGTGCTTTTGATTGGTTCTGGTCTCAGTATGGTGTTGCCACAGCTGGAAGCTGTCACACTTGACTACCTGGGTGAAAATAAACACCGCTATGGTTTTATTCGTTCCTGGGGAGCTGTCGGTTTTACTTCCATTGTTTGGACGGTTGGGCCGATCATGGACGAATACGGTATCCAGTGGTATCGCTATCTGCTCATGGCCACGGTCGTTGCATTGTTTGCGTTTATGTTTCTGCTCAAAGACCCGGAATATCATTCTTATGGCGAAACCGGAGCTGAGATCAAAGGCAATGGTCTGGAACATTTCAAAGAGTTGTTTGTCATCATCCTGTTTATAGTTTATCTGATTAACCAGACTGCGCTTGCGCCTTATAACAGCTTTGCTGATTTATATTGGCAGAGCTGGGGACACAGCTCCAGCAGCATCGGAGTATTGTTGGCAGTAGCCCCGATTGCAGAGACTGCATTGACCTTTTTGATTCCCATCGTGTTGTTTCGATACGGCTACTTTAAAATCCTTTGTCTGGCTTTGTCGCTTAGTGTTATTCGCTGGTTTGTGATGGCGAGTGTGCCAGGCAACTTCGCCGCCATGGCTGCTGTTCAGTTGATCCACGCATTTAGTTTTGGTGCGATGCATGTCACTGCTATGTTTTTGATTGGGCAAGTCTTTTATCGCCATCAGCGGGGAATGGGGCAGAGTCTTTATGTGTGTCTGGTCAGTGGTCTTGGTCTGGTGCTTGGGAACGTGTATGGCGGGCATTTCTGGAATGGTGGGGAAGGTGCTCGTCTTGTATTTTTCAGTTCCAGTGCAATGTGTCTGATTGCACTGGTTCTGGCTGTACTTTACATGCGTCCACAAAAGTTACTGGCGTTATCCGCCGCCCGCACTGGTCAAAATACGGCTGTATAGGTCGAGATATTGCTGCACCGGGTTATCCCAGGAGAAATCCTGCTCCATGGCCCGATGCTGCATCTGGTTGTAGATATCCCGGTGATGTTGCCAAATGCCTAGAGCTTTGAGAATGACCTGCTTGCAGGCTTCTGCAGAAGGTTCGGCAAAACTGAAACCAGTGGCAATGGAAAGGTTACTGTGGTGATCATCAAGGCCGACCACCGTATCCTGTAAGCCTCCAGTAGCTCTGACAATAGGCAGTGTTCCGTATTTAAGGCTGTAGATCTGGTTGAGTCCGCATGGTTCGAATGCGGAGGGCATCAGGAAAAAATCTGCGCCAGCCTCAATCTGATGGGATAATGGCTCGTTGTAACCATGAGTAAAATGGACCCGGTCAGGAAAGTCTGTTGCCAGCTGGGTCAGCCAGTCAGAAAAATCCTGGTTTCCTGACCCCAATGCCACGATCTGAAAATAGCTGTCCTGGTGATGTAGCAATTCCTGCAGTGCGGGAAGTAGAAACTGAAATCCTTTCTGATCTGTCAGGCGGCTGACAATGCCCAGGACCGGAATGTCTGGATTGACCTGTAGTCCGCTCTGCTGCTGCAATGCGTGTTTGCATTGATGTTTGCCGCTGATATCGGAGGCAGAAAATGTCGCACTGATGTGTGCATCGACCTCGGGGTTCCAGCTGTTATAGTCGCAACCATTTAAAATACCGTGGAATGAATCCCGCCGACGACCATAGTACATCCACAAACCATGGCTGCCTTCAGGACTCAGTAACTCGTTCCGATATCCGGGGCTGACAGCACAAACGGCATCAGCCATAACAATCCCGCCTTTGAGAAGATTTATTTTGCCGTGATCTTCAAACACTTCCGAAGTAAAAAAACCAGGATGCATCCCTATTTCGTAACGCTGTTCGCCAGGAGCATGTCCCTGGAATAATCCATTGTGAATGCTTAAAAGTGTGCGGGTGTGAGTGAAACCCGGATGGCGGTGCAAGTGTTCCTTAAGGTAGAGCGGTGTCAGAGCCGTCTGCCAGTCGTTGCAGTGAATAATATCCGGATACCAGCTCAATACATCGCAGATATCCAGCGCCGCCTTACAGAGCAGAGCAAAGCGAATGGCATTGTCGCCGAAGTCACCCTGCTCATCAAAATAAAGACCTTCGCGGTCAAAAAAGTGATTATGTTCAATCAAATAAACGGTGACGCCGGAGACTTCAGTTTCCCGAATGGCAGAAAAGTAGCTGTTGAAGTGATTCAACCGGGTTTCGAGCTGGGGTATACGAACCGGAAAGTTTCTGGCAAGCAATGGGCGATAACATGGAATGACGACTCTGACATCAACACCTTTTTTGACCAACTGTTCCGGCAATGCGCGGGCAACATCTGCCAGCCCACCGGTTTTTACCAGTCCATCCATTTCAGAGGCCAAAAATAATACTCTCATTCATTACTCCTCAATGGGAAATGTTTAGTACGGATACTGAAAATATGGTTCAACTAATGGCGATCATTCTGACACAGGCTTGAATCAGGGGACAGATCCCGGAAATGATCGGGATCTGATGTGGACAGGAAGTATTGCTTAAAAGCCGATTTTTGCGCCTTTGGGGATGACCACGACCCCTTCCGCAGATACATGGAAACGCTCACGATCGTGTACCGGGTCTTCACCAATAACGGTACCGGGAGCTAAGCTGACATTTTTGTCCAGAATAGCCCTTCGGATACGACAGCCACGGCCAATGTCGCAGTTGCCCATGATGACGGAACTGTCGACATACGAATGACTGTGAATGTGATTGTTAAATCCCAGTACTGAGTTGTATACGATTGAACCGGAAATAATACAACCTGAAGCCACCATTGAACGAATGGCCTGACCAGTTCGATTTTTTTCGTCGTGGACAAATTTAGCTGGTGGAACTGGAGGATGATAGCTGCGCAGTGGCCAGTGTTTGTTATAAAGGTCTATCGGTGGAATGACTGAAATCAGATCCATGTTGGCTTCATAAAAACTGTCTATGGTCCCCACGTCTCGCCAGTATCCTCGGGAGTTTTCCGGTTCACCGCGAATTTCGTTGATGGAAAAATCATAGACATAGACATCACCGCTCTCAAACAGTTTGGGAATGATGCTATGGCCAAAATCGTGCAGTGACTCCATGTCTTCAGCATCGTCTTTTAACGTTTGGACCAGAGTTTTGGCATCAAACACATAATTGCCCATTGAGGCCAGTGCATATCCGGGGCGACCCGGTATGGTTTTGGGGTTTTCTTTGGGCTTTTCCTCAAAGCCGATCATCTTGCCATTTTCATCAACTTCAATAATCCCAAACTGATCTGCCTGACTGACTGGGACCGGGATGGCCGCGACTGTTAGAAGAGCGCCGTGGTCATGATGAAAATTGATCATCTGGCGAATATCCATTTTATAAATGTGATCACCACCGAAGACACAGACCACTTCAGGATCCATTCCTTCAACCAGATTGACATTCTGGTAAATGGCATCAGCAGTGCCCTGGTACCAGTGTTTACCTGTTTGCATTTGAGCAGGAATAGGATCAATAAATCGGCTGGTCAGGCCGGTTACCCGCCACGAGCGACTGAGATGTTTGAGTAGTGAATGGGACTTAAATTGGGTCAGTACAAAAATTTGAAGTAAATCTGAATTAACAAAATTGTTAAGAACAAAATCGATGATTCGATAATTACCGCCAAATGGTACTGCTGGCTTGGCGCGTACAGAAGTCAACGGTGCCAATCGTGTGCCTTCCCCACCTGCAAGAATCATTGAAAGAATGCCTGACATGCTTTCACCCCTTATTGATAGGTTTTGGTTTTATTGTTATTGAAATTGCTTTTCTTTCATGACTGTCCACACCATTATTATAATTGCCTTGATTAACTCTGGTTCCGGAAAGCCGCTTTATCATTCATGCCAAAGAAAACATCTGAATATTCCGGCTGCTGTCTCTTTTGCTCAATAAATACTAATAACCCTATTACCATTGAGATTACTGCCAAGAAAATCAATAGTTTTGTCTTCATTCGTTGATTTAAACCCGTTCTTTCATCTATTGGGGTTAGATTAACGGCTGCTTTTCGGCCTGTCTAATAGAAACCTGAAACCGGGCTCCTGTTTACGTTCAAAGTTTTTTGTCCATGCTACGATAGGACGATTAGATCTATTTATGTAACACATCTGTTATGATTTATGACCATTCAATGTGAGTGTATGGAGAGTTAGTCAATGTTCAATCATTTGTGTGTGGGTGTAGTGGGCCTTATGCTGGTATCTATGGGGGCCATGGCCGAGAAGAAGCCCATTACCATTTCAGGTGGAACACAGTTCGAAGTATCTGTTGTGGTTGATACCGAGATAAATCCGGGTCAACAGACAGAAGTGGTCCTGGACCCTAAGGCTGTTGACAGTGGAAAACTGAGTGAACCTTTGCCCAGTTATTGCCTGTTAAATGCCACTTCAATAATAAATGATAAACATTTGGCTTTGCAGGCAGGAAAGATGGTTTGCGTGACAGATGATAAAAGAATTTTGGAGGCACAGTTATCAGGCACTGTTGATACCGGCCTCGATTGCGATAATTGTACCGACCTAAAATTGTCTGCTGGTGAGACTTTTACCTTGCAAATTGATAGCGAAGCGACTCTGAATCTGCAAATCAGGGCGGATGGAATGGCTCAGGAGTAGTTGAACTTCGTGCAGCATCACCAGTGATGATGCTGCATTTCAGCGGCGCTATTGGTTTGAGTTGTTGAACAAAAATTCCAATAGTGCTTTCTGTGCGTGCAGGCGGTTGCCAGCTTGGGGAAAAGCAAATGAACGCGGGTCGTCGAGCATATCCTGACTGATTTCTTCGCCTCTGTGAGCTGGCAGGCAGTGCAGGAAAATAGCATCCTTCTCCGCCAGATCCATTAAATCAGGACTCACCTGATAACCCTTAAATTTTTCCAGGCGCAGCTTCTGCTCTTCTTCCTGTCCCATTGAAGCCCATACGTCAGTTGTTACTAATGACGCTCCGCGAACAGCATCCTGTGGATCACGTATGATCTGGACCCGATCACCGGCGATTTCTAACAGGCTTTGCATGGGTTCAAATCCTTCCGGACAGGCAATATTAAGATTGAAATCGAACTGCACTGCTGCGTTGATATAGGAGTTACACATGTTGTTGCCATCACCGACCCAGGTAACAGTTTTCCCTTTTATATCCCCTCGTACTTCGTGGTAAGTTTGCATGTCCGCCAGCAACTGACAGGGATGATAATCGTCGGTGAGCGCATTGATAACCGGAATGCGAGAATACTGTGCAAATGTCTCAATGCTTTGGTGGTCAAATGTTCTGACCATAACTGCATCAACCATTTCAGACAGAACTCTGGCGGTATCTTCAAGAGGTTCCCCACGACCGAACTGGGCGTCTCGTGGGGAGAGAAAGATGGCATGCCCGCCTAACTGCGCCATGCCCGTTTCAAATGAAATACGGGTTCGGGTAGAGGATTTCTCAAATACCATGGCCAGTACATAATTCTTAAACGGTTCATAGTTTTCCCGCCGTTTCTGCATGGCCTTTAGCTCAATAGCTCTGACAATCAATGCATACAGTTCTGGCTTGGACAAGTCACTTAAGGTCAAAAAATGCCTTACCTGACCCATGGCGTATCTCCTCTTTTAATACTTATTGCTGCCGAGTGGCTGAAATAAAAAAGCCGACTCATGACAATGGAAGACAACAAAGTCACCATCGCCAGGATCGGCCTTCAAATGCGTCGATAATACGCTAATTGTCAGAGTCTACCGACTACAGCAAGGTAAGGCAATTGTGAGATTAAGTTCTGGTTACGGCTATTTGAGGTAAATCATCGGCGGGTGCAAAAACCAAGTCTAAGGATTAGAATGAACCAATGTTTAATCTGACTTACTTACTAGGGTATTGTTATGACTGATACGATTGAAACGATTAAAGAACAGATTTCTGCCAACCCGATTCTGTTATATATGAAAGGTAATCCGAATCAGCCGATGTGTGGTTTTTCTGCCCGTGCTGTGCAACATCTGATGGCATGCGGTCAACGTTTTGCGTATGTTGATATTTTGCAGAACCCCGATATCAGGGCAGAACTTCCTAAGTATGCGAATTGGCCTACATTTCCTCAATTATGGGTTAATGGTGAATTGGTTGGTGGCTGCGACATCGTTTCTGAGATGGCGGAGTCCGGTGAGTTGAAGACTTTGATCGATTCCGTTGCCCCAAAAGCATAACCATACTTTCCATCCTCAGGGTCGGTGAATATTTTGGAATCGACCCTTTCTCCTCTTTCACCTTTCAAGCACTTTTAACCGTAAAACAGGCTATTGATATCAGGCGGATTGACATGGTTGATTCGGGTGACCGGCTCTTCTAAATCATGGGTGTTGCCATGTCTTATTTATTATTTTCGAAAATGGTTGCTTGATACCTTCATCCGATGCCTTTTGTCACCATGTGTCTCTTTATAAGCTAGTGCCGGGTGCGTCAACAAACAGATAAACATGCGCGATCTGGTTTACCATGGCCGGAACCTGTTTGAGTGGTAACTTGACAGGGACCGGGGCTATAAAGGGCGTTGGACGAGCGGAGCTGTCCGTCCGTCCACCTGTATGGTTATTTATAATGAGGTAATCGATATCGTATGAGTTACCGTGACCAGCTGTCCAGGGGGGACAGGAGTGTCTTCAAGGTTAGCTGTTTCAAGGCACAAATATTCAGAGTTTCCTCCGGGGTGGATATCTGGCATGGCTTGGGTCGTCTGATCACTTGGATGCCACAGAACAGTCGTGTCTGCATTGTTGGTTTGGCATTCAATGCGGCGGTTAAGACCTGAGTCGTCCAGTTGCCATCCTTCTGTATTTGAAATTGTGGCGTCCCAGGGCAGGTTTGCATCAATCGAATGAGGAGTTCTTTTTACTGCATAATTGGCGAGTTTGTCTTTGTATGCTTTATCTTCCAGTCCCTTTATTTGAACCTTGCCTGGATGACTGACGGAAAAATATGAATGCAGCGCTGTTTGAAACAAGATCGGTGTGGAGTGTTCGTGTTTAAAGCTCAGAATCTGGGTCAGTGTGTCGGTTACAATAAAGCGCTGTTGTATTTCAAATCGGGAGTTTTCCGGCAGGTGCTTCAGTGATCCGCTCAAAGACAGAGTGACAGATTGATCGTCGCTGTGTTCCAGAGTCCAGAGAGATGTCCTGGCCCAGCCATGGCTTTCATATCCTTCTTTGCCGCCAAACCAGGGCCAGCATACGGGAATTCCTCCTCTGATGGGTTTGCCTGGTTGAGGTGGAACCTTGGACAGCCAGAAAACGGGGTTGGCATTTTCGGGCAGCCACTGCAGCAGTTGGCCGCCCCAGAGACTAATTTGGATTTTGCCAAGGGGAGTATTCAGTTCAAGACAGGGTTTATCGTGCCAAATGTACTCTTTAATCATGATGTTTTCCGATAATGAAAAGAAGAAAAATACTGGTCTTGAAAATAGCAGTCAAATACGTATAATCGCGCCACTTTTTGTGCCCTCCAAAATTTAGAGGGCATAATCGTTGGGCAGGCTCTTAATCGGGTCTGATTAAAAAAACCGTTAACCTTCGGGTTACGGTGGACACTAACGGTAAGTGATTTCAAAGCTTACCCCAGATAGGAGAACGCGATGGTAACTATTCGCCTCGCTCGTGGCGGTTCCAAGAAGCGCCCATTTTATCATCTGACCGTTGCCGATAGCCGCAATCCACGTGATGGCCGTTATATCGAACGTGTTGGTTTCTTTAACCCAGTTGCCCGTGGCCAGGAAGAAAAGTTACGTATTGACCTGAGTCGCGTTGACTACTGGGTTGAGAAGGGCGCCCAGGCGACTGACCGGGTTGCTGCGCTGGTGAAAGAATATCGTAAGGCTAACGCCTGATCATCTGTTGTTTAGTGTTGAGTGTGGGAAGGTCTTTCCATGGGTGATAACAAGCTGATTGCTCTTGGAAAAATAACTTCTGTTTTTGGTATCAAAGGTTGGGTGAAGGTTTATTCCTATACTGAGCCGATGAACCAGATCCTGGACTACCCCGAATGGATCTTGCAGTTGAATGGACGTCGTTTGGTCGTTCGTTTAAACGCAGGTAAAGTGCATGGCAAAGGATTGATAGCTCATATAAAAGATTGTGACGATCGCGATGAAGCCCTGAAGTACCAAGGGGCTGAGATTTACGTTGTGGCCGAGCAATTGCCTGAGCTGGAAGATGGAGATTTCTACTGGCATGAGCTGGAGGGGTTAAAGGTGGTGACGTTGAACGGCACCAACCTTGGGGTTGTTGATCATATGATGAGTGCCGGTACGGCCAATGATGTTCTTGTGGTTCGTGGTAATGATAGTGCCATTGATCATGAAGAGCGTTTGATTCCTTATCTAATGGATGAGGTGGTCAAAAACGTTGACCTGACAAACGGTGAGATTCTGGTTGATTGGCAACCGGACTATTGAGGCAGCGCTGTGTGGTTTGGAATTGTCAGTCTGTTTCCTGAGATGTTCGGTGCAGTAACCGATTCAGGGGTAACGGGAAGGGCAGTGAAAAAAGGACTGATTGACGTGGATTTCTGGAATCCCAGAGATTTTACTCTGGACGTTCACCGCACGGTTGATGACAGGCCTTTTGGTGGCGGACCGGGCATGGTAATGAAAGTTGAACCATTGCTGGCCGCACTGACAGCTGCCAAGGCTCATGCAGGGGCCGGTGTCCGAACCATTTACTTGTCTCCCCAGGGAAGGCAGCTGGATCAGCAGGGTGTATCCGAGCTGGTCGAAGCTGAAAAGTTGATTTTGGTCTGCGGTCGTTACGAAGGTATCGATGAGCGCATTATTGAGACTGAAATTGATGAGGAGTGGTCGATAGGAGACTTTGTTTTAAGTGGTGGTGAGTTGGCGGCGATGTGTCTATTTGATGCGGTAAGTCGTCAGGTTCCCGGTGTCCTGGGGCATGAAGGGTCAGCTGAGCAAGACTCATTTATGAACGGGTTATTGGATTGTCCACACTACACAAGACCAGAGATATTCAAGGGACTTGCAGTCCCACAGGTGTTACTCAGTGGCCATCATGAAAACATCAGGCGTTGGCGCTTGAAGCAGTCACTGGGTCGAACATGGTTAAAAAGGCCGGATTTGTTGCAGCATAGAAATTTAGACAAGCTGGAGCAAACCCTTTTGGACGAATTCATGCAGGAGCATCGCTCTGCACAGGACTCGGGAGCCGAAAATGAGCAACAGAAATAAAATTATTCAAGCAATAGAAGCTGAGCAGTTAAAGACAAATGTACCAGCATTTGGTCCTGGTGATACGTTGGTGGTACAGGTTAAAGTTAAAGAAGGTGAGCGCGAGCGTTTACAGGCGTTTGAAGGCGTGTGTATTGGTCGTCGCAACCGTGGTTTGGGTTCTAACTTCACCGTTCGGAAAATTTCCAGTGGTGTGGGCGTAGAGCGGACATTTCAGTTACACAGCCCATTGGTAGAAAGTATTGAAGTGAAGCGTCGTGGTGACGTTCGTCAATCCAAAATCTACTATTTGCGTGATCGTTCTGGTAAGTCTGCACGTATTAAAGAAAAACTGGACCGTAAAGGTTGATCTTGGTCAGCCCTGGTTCTATAAAGCAGCTTCGGCTGCTTTTTTTATGCCTGTAACAAAAGCAATGCGTGTCTGAACCCAAGGCTGACTTGTTTTCCAATGGTGAACGTTTTCTCGAAAAATATAATTTAGTAATAAATTGGGTTCAGGATTGGTTATAGTGTGGTCCATATGTTTGATGGAGGCTATGTTCAGTGAATAAATTAATTGGTTTGTTGGGAGTTGTTGCTGTGGGTGCTATCGCTGCGACTGGTGGCTGGATGGTTGCGCAGAATCCCACGGCTGTGGCAACAACAGCTGATAAAGAGGCGATCAAGGCCGCACTGGCGTCGATTGATAAACAGGTTCCTATTGTTTCGATTGATGAGTCAGACCTGGATGGTATGTATCAGGTCGTCCTGCAAAATGAAGATACGTTATATGTTGATGCATCCGGTGATTACTTTGTGATTGGGGATCTGTATCGAAATGGTGAAAGTGGTTTTGAAAACCTTAGTGAACCGGCCAAGCTGAAAGCCCGTGCGGCATATAATGAGGTTCGTAAGGGGATACTCGACCAGGTGGATCCTGCCTCTTATATCACCTATGCTGCTTCGGCCCCTGAAAAGACCGTTGTAACGGTTTTTACGGATGTGGAGTGTCCTTATTGTCGTAAGCTGCATGCAGAGATGGCTCAATACAATAAATTGGGTATTACTGTCCGTTATGCTGCTTATCCAAGGGCGGGTATAGGTTCCTCGGCTTATAATAAGATGGTGAGTGCATGGTGTTCTCCCGACCCGCGCGAAGCGATGAATAACCTTAAGCAGATGAAGTCGATCCCATCCACCAACTGCAATAGTCCGGTGGCGGAGCAATTTAATGTTGGCCGGCAAATCGGTGTTCAGGGTACTCCGGCAATTGTTGCAGCAGATGGCACCATGATCCCGGGTTATGTGCCTGCTGAGCAATTGGCTCAACGCCTCGGCATCCTGTAACCCTTTGTTGTTTTTTCTTCAATATAGCATTCTAATATTTGCAGCCCCCTGACGCCTGGGGGCTGATTGACACTCTCCAGTCATCCCAGTAATGTTCCCATCCCTTTCGCAGGGTATCTTTCGATCAGGTAAGAGGATTTTCTTTTGAAACCGGTAAATGTTGGTTTGTGTGGTTTGGGTACTGTCGGTAGAGGGACATTGAGCGTCATGCAGCGCAATATGCAGGACATCAATCGCAGATCAGGTAGACCCGTCCGAATTACCCATGTAGGGGCTCGTAGAGATAATCCTTCCTGTGATTTGACAGGTATCAAAGTCTCCAGAGATATTTTTGAAGTTGCCCGTGATCCGGAAGTGGATGTGGTTGTTGAGCTGATTGGAGGTTACGAGCCTGCCAAG from Gynuella sunshinyii YC6258 carries:
- the tadA gene encoding tRNA adenosine(34) deaminase TadA, yielding MDNSEHEYWMALALEQAEKAWGMNEVPVGAIVVRNGEVIGEGYNQPISTHDPSAHAEIMALRNAAQKVNNYRLPGSTLYVTLEPCTMCYGAMIHARIESLVFGACEPKAGVVCSADQIGEKGYFNHRIKVVKGVLESRCGGMLSDFFKARRAQIKKASP
- the mltB gene encoding lytic murein transglycosylase B; the encoded protein is MTKILYLFFWCCLPFLSVQTLAETFVDNPDVKTFTAKLVAEDGFSQQQLDEWFGQVRYQASIIEAFNRPKETTSSYKSYKPMFVSPETMARGKAFAETYRVALTRAEYVYGVPAEVILAVIAIESRFGRTMGGYRVFDALATTGFYYPRRADYFQKELREFLLISRDQKIDPFSVKGSYAGAMGYPQFMPSSFRAYAVDFDFDDHIDIWDNPVDAIGSIANYFKVHGWTKDALVAVKASVSGDQYDSLIADSMKLGATVEEVINSGWKLEQDIADKQQQTIPFKVETDAGMEYWVGLKNFYVITRYNHSRLYALTVHHLGLEFQSLFGQ
- the argF gene encoding ornithine carbamoyltransferase, whose amino-acid sequence is MGQVRHFLTLSDLSKPELYALIVRAIELKAMQKRRENYEPFKNYVLAMVFEKSSTRTRISFETGMAQLGGHAIFLSPRDAQFGRGEPLEDTARVLSEMVDAVMVRTFDHQSIETFAQYSRIPVINALTDDYHPCQLLADMQTYHEVRGDIKGKTVTWVGDGNNMCNSYINAAVQFDFNLNIACPEGFEPMQSLLEIAGDRVQIIRDPQDAVRGASLVTTDVWASMGQEEEQKLRLEKFKGYQVSPDLMDLAEKDAIFLHCLPAHRGEEISQDMLDDPRSFAFPQAGNRLHAQKALLEFLFNNSNQ
- the rpsP gene encoding 30S ribosomal protein S16; translation: MVTIRLARGGSKKRPFYHLTVADSRNPRDGRYIERVGFFNPVARGQEEKLRIDLSRVDYWVEKGAQATDRVAALVKEYRKANA
- the glgC gene encoding glucose-1-phosphate adenylyltransferase, which translates into the protein MSGILSMILAGGEGTRLAPLTSVRAKPAVPFGGNYRIIDFVLNNFVNSDLLQIFVLTQFKSHSLLKHLSRSWRVTGLTSRFIDPIPAQMQTGKHWYQGTADAIYQNVNLVEGMDPEVVCVFGGDHIYKMDIRQMINFHHDHGALLTVAAIPVPVSQADQFGIIEVDENGKMIGFEEKPKENPKTIPGRPGYALASMGNYVFDAKTLVQTLKDDAEDMESLHDFGHSIIPKLFESGDVYVYDFSINEIRGEPENSRGYWRDVGTIDSFYEANMDLISVIPPIDLYNKHWPLRSYHPPVPPAKFVHDEKNRTGQAIRSMVASGCIISGSIVYNSVLGFNNHIHSHSYVDSSVIMGNCDIGRGCRIRRAILDKNVSLAPGTVIGEDPVHDRERFHVSAEGVVVIPKGAKIGF
- the rimM gene encoding ribosome maturation factor RimM (Essential for efficient processing of 16S rRNA), giving the protein MGDNKLIALGKITSVFGIKGWVKVYSYTEPMNQILDYPEWILQLNGRRLVVRLNAGKVHGKGLIAHIKDCDDRDEALKYQGAEIYVVAEQLPELEDGDFYWHELEGLKVVTLNGTNLGVVDHMMSAGTANDVLVVRGNDSAIDHEERLIPYLMDEVVKNVDLTNGEILVDWQPDY
- the grxD gene encoding Grx4 family monothiol glutaredoxin gives rise to the protein MTDTIETIKEQISANPILLYMKGNPNQPMCGFSARAVQHLMACGQRFAYVDILQNPDIRAELPKYANWPTFPQLWVNGELVGGCDIVSEMAESGELKTLIDSVAPKA
- the glgA gene encoding glycogen synthase GlgA; the encoded protein is MRVLFLASEMDGLVKTGGLADVARALPEQLVKKGVDVRVVIPCYRPLLARNFPVRIPQLETRLNHFNSYFSAIRETEVSGVTVYLIEHNHFFDREGLYFDEQGDFGDNAIRFALLCKAALDICDVLSWYPDIIHCNDWQTALTPLYLKEHLHRHPGFTHTRTLLSIHNGLFQGHAPGEQRYEIGMHPGFFTSEVFEDHGKINLLKGGIVMADAVCAVSPGYRNELLSPEGSHGLWMYYGRRRDSFHGILNGCDYNSWNPEVDAHISATFSASDISGKHQCKHALQQQSGLQVNPDIPVLGIVSRLTDQKGFQFLLPALQELLHHQDSYFQIVALGSGNQDFSDWLTQLATDFPDRVHFTHGYNEPLSHQIEAGADFFLMPSAFEPCGLNQIYSLKYGTLPIVRATGGLQDTVVGLDDHHSNLSIATGFSFAEPSAEACKQVILKALGIWQHHRDIYNQMQHRAMEQDFSWDNPVQQYLDLYSRILTSAGGG
- a CDS encoding MFS transporter, encoding MPYIRLSLLYFAYYAIFGVLIPYLGRYLNHYGYDFQQIGIAMACLTGINMLAPFVLARISDVLGVRLPLARAAALLMILAAWLFEPQVGFGRVILSVLLIGSGLSMVLPQLEAVTLDYLGENKHRYGFIRSWGAVGFTSIVWTVGPIMDEYGIQWYRYLLMATVVALFAFMFLLKDPEYHSYGETGAEIKGNGLEHFKELFVIILFIVYLINQTALAPYNSFADLYWQSWGHSSSSIGVLLAVAPIAETALTFLIPIVLFRYGYFKILCLALSLSVIRWFVMASVPGNFAAMAAVQLIHAFSFGAMHVTAMFLIGQVFYRHQRGMGQSLYVCLVSGLGLVLGNVYGGHFWNGGEGARLVFFSSSAMCLIALVLAVLYMRPQKLLALSAARTGQNTAV